A single window of Rubripirellula lacrimiformis DNA harbors:
- a CDS encoding putative manganese-dependent inorganic diphosphatase, which yields MSLFVFGHRNPDTDAICSALAYADFLRRTTRPDAIAACCGTPNQRTEFALKKAKVQHPRIIMDIRPELEDVCNRDTIVARKDDVFYDVYQRMNAHEVRSIPVLDDEDKVVGIVTLLDLLELMLQGGVDPVRSRQVTSTLEKVVSVVGGSFQHVVEPERIDDFVVTVGAMSAGGFTERMRQFPAERLLVVSGDRPSIQLPALEMGVRAMVVTGGYELSSGLMQLAKAQGVSIITSPFDTATTTMRIKAAQRIDSIIETNFIKLSSKMPVESARSHVFRSPQTIFPVVDGDELIGVISKSDLVNPPKTEIVLVDHNEISQAVQGAEDANIVEVLDHHRLGGSLKSNHPMRFYMEPVGSTCTLVAKMFQRAGINPSPGIALCMASGMISDTLYLRSPTTTDTDRDMLQWLEQLCEVEMDEYANEFFQVGSALRSCTPEEVVREDCKEFEESGRRFSISQIEEIGFDLFWQRKDELTKALEDLASESNLEFSALLITDIASNGSLLLMSSEPDGWEEINYPQLEDMLYELEQVVSRKKQLLPLIISLLDSTPAHNN from the coding sequence ATGAGCCTTTTTGTTTTCGGCCACCGCAATCCTGATACGGACGCCATCTGCAGCGCGCTGGCATACGCGGACTTCCTGCGCCGAACAACGCGGCCCGACGCGATCGCCGCTTGCTGCGGGACACCGAACCAACGAACCGAGTTTGCGCTCAAAAAGGCCAAGGTTCAGCATCCGCGGATCATCATGGATATCCGCCCGGAACTGGAAGACGTCTGCAATCGCGACACGATCGTGGCGCGGAAAGACGACGTGTTCTACGACGTCTACCAACGCATGAATGCCCACGAAGTCCGTTCGATCCCCGTCCTGGATGACGAGGACAAAGTGGTGGGGATCGTGACGCTGTTGGACCTGCTGGAATTGATGCTGCAAGGCGGTGTCGACCCCGTCCGTTCACGACAGGTCACCAGCACGCTGGAAAAAGTCGTCTCCGTCGTCGGTGGTTCGTTTCAGCATGTTGTCGAACCCGAACGCATTGATGACTTTGTCGTCACCGTCGGTGCGATGAGCGCCGGTGGGTTCACCGAACGGATGCGGCAGTTCCCGGCCGAACGTTTGTTGGTGGTCAGCGGCGACCGACCATCGATCCAACTGCCCGCTCTGGAAATGGGCGTCCGCGCGATGGTCGTTACCGGCGGCTATGAACTGTCCAGCGGTTTGATGCAGTTGGCCAAGGCCCAAGGTGTGTCCATCATCACCAGCCCGTTCGATACTGCGACCACCACCATGCGGATCAAAGCCGCACAGCGGATCGATTCGATCATCGAAACCAACTTCATCAAGCTGTCATCGAAGATGCCCGTCGAATCGGCTCGAAGTCACGTTTTCCGCAGCCCGCAAACCATCTTTCCCGTGGTCGATGGCGACGAATTGATCGGCGTGATCAGCAAAAGCGATCTGGTGAACCCGCCCAAAACCGAAATCGTCTTGGTCGACCACAATGAAATCTCGCAAGCCGTGCAGGGTGCCGAAGACGCCAACATCGTCGAAGTGCTTGACCACCACCGGCTAGGCGGTTCGCTGAAATCGAATCACCCGATGCGGTTCTACATGGAACCTGTGGGATCGACATGCACTTTGGTGGCCAAGATGTTCCAACGTGCCGGCATCAATCCATCGCCCGGCATCGCCCTATGCATGGCATCGGGCATGATCAGCGACACGCTGTACCTGCGATCGCCGACCACGACCGATACCGATCGTGACATGCTGCAGTGGCTGGAACAGCTTTGCGAAGTCGAGATGGACGAATACGCCAACGAGTTCTTCCAAGTCGGTTCGGCACTGCGATCGTGCACGCCCGAGGAAGTCGTCCGCGAGGACTGTAAAGAGTTCGAAGAATCAGGCCGCCGTTTTTCAATCTCGCAGATCGAAGAAATCGGATTCGATTTGTTCTGGCAACGCAAAGACGAATTGACCAAGGCGTTGGAAGATCTTGCGTCGGAATCCAATCTCGAATTTTCCGCTCTGCTGATCACCGACATCGCCAGCAATGGCAGCCTGCTGTTGATGAGCAGCGAGCCCGATGGGTGGGAAGAAATCAACTACCCACAACTGGAAGACATGCTGTACGAACTGGAACAGGTGGTCAGCCGCAAAAAACAACTGCTGCCATTGATCATCAGCCTGTTGGATTCAACACCAGCCCACAACAACTAG
- a CDS encoding protein kinase domain-containing protein — protein MHRDIKPANVMIGRFGETIVVDWGLAIPVLRDERFKQSGEKTLAIQLSGSQSGSTTGRGAGTPAFMSPEQFSHLAPTPASDIYSLGATLFVLLCGKPPINHTSLSEIRTDTIEGRLPQLSEIRRGIPRSLQAIANSFKSIV, from the coding sequence GTGCACCGTGACATCAAACCAGCGAACGTCATGATCGGTCGCTTCGGTGAAACGATCGTCGTCGATTGGGGGCTGGCAATCCCGGTGCTGCGAGACGAACGCTTCAAACAGAGTGGCGAAAAGACGCTGGCCATCCAGCTATCCGGTAGCCAGTCGGGTTCAACGACCGGTCGCGGGGCTGGCACACCGGCGTTCATGAGTCCTGAACAGTTTTCGCACTTGGCGCCGACACCGGCCAGCGACATCTACAGCTTGGGTGCTACCCTGTTCGTGTTGCTGTGTGGGAAGCCACCGATCAATCACACGTCGCTATCGGAAATTCGAACCGATACGATCGAAGGTCGATTGCCGCAACTGTCCGAAATCCGCCGCGGTATCCCCCGATCGTTGCAAGCGATCGCCAATTCGTTCAAATCGATCGTTTGA
- a CDS encoding sugar kinase, translating into MSGLNIPSGDKALDFCALGALVHRLDPGVIPFRTADNFEVHVSGGEYNCAANLSSCFGLNTGVATAMVDNPIGELIQRQVRAMGVKPFYKDFKHDGVRGPNMATVYSDRGQGVRAPVVFYNRANEAGAMLKPGDFDWDKMFAGGVRWVHSGGIFAALSETTADVVVEMMEAAGRAGAIRSFDLNYRAKLWDTIGGLAQGQKMIAKIVENVDVLVGNEEDLQKGLGVKGPDVEEKTDSKLDPKNFFGMIGDAVKKFPNVKAVATTLREVHSTNRHSWSAVLWYDGKEYIAPTAELDVIDRIGGGDGFASGLIYGLIDGREPQEALKLGWAHGALLTTFPGDVSRASLAEVEAFAEGGSARVQR; encoded by the coding sequence ATGAGCGGACTGAACATTCCCAGCGGCGATAAGGCACTCGATTTCTGCGCACTAGGTGCACTCGTCCACCGTTTGGATCCGGGTGTGATTCCATTCCGCACCGCAGACAACTTCGAAGTCCATGTTTCCGGTGGCGAGTACAACTGTGCTGCCAACCTGTCGTCTTGCTTCGGGCTCAACACCGGCGTGGCGACCGCGATGGTCGACAACCCCATCGGCGAACTGATCCAACGCCAAGTGCGTGCGATGGGCGTGAAGCCTTTCTACAAGGATTTCAAGCACGATGGTGTTCGTGGTCCAAACATGGCGACCGTGTACAGCGATCGCGGCCAAGGCGTTCGCGCCCCTGTCGTGTTCTACAACCGGGCCAACGAAGCCGGCGCGATGCTGAAGCCGGGCGACTTTGATTGGGACAAGATGTTTGCCGGCGGCGTTCGCTGGGTTCACAGTGGCGGTATCTTCGCAGCCCTGTCGGAAACGACCGCTGACGTCGTCGTCGAGATGATGGAAGCCGCCGGACGTGCCGGTGCGATCCGTTCGTTCGACCTGAACTATCGTGCCAAGTTGTGGGACACGATCGGTGGCTTGGCCCAAGGCCAAAAGATGATCGCCAAGATCGTCGAAAACGTCGACGTCTTGGTTGGAAACGAAGAAGATTTGCAGAAGGGCTTGGGCGTGAAGGGCCCTGATGTCGAGGAAAAGACCGACAGCAAGCTGGACCCCAAAAACTTCTTTGGCATGATCGGAGACGCTGTCAAGAAGTTCCCGAACGTCAAAGCGGTCGCCACCACGCTTCGCGAAGTCCACTCGACCAATCGTCACTCGTGGAGCGCTGTGTTGTGGTACGACGGCAAAGAATACATCGCCCCAACAGCCGAATTGGACGTCATTGACCGGATCGGTGGCGGTGACGGATTCGCGTCTGGGTTGATCTACGGATTGATCGACGGACGGGAGCCTCAAGAAGCTCTGAAACTGGGCTGGGCTCATGGTGCTCTTCTGACCACCTTCCCCGGCGATGTTTCGCGAGCCAGCCTGGCCGAAGTCGAAGCGTTCGCCGAAGGCGGCAGCGCTCGCGTCCAACGCTAG
- a CDS encoding SDR family oxidoreductase: MKNLFELNDDVAVVIGGTGELGGMMAESLGGFGAKVAVVGRNAERGDARAKKITDAGGEAKFFAADGLSAESLDEARQAIKAWAGAPASVLVNAAGGNRPDATIPPGGDVCKLPLDAWRDVFDLNLVGGALLPSQIFAPDMIQAGVGSVINIASMSGMIPLSRVVAYSAAKAAVINLTLWLAREWATTGVRVNAISPGFFPAEQNRKLLFNDDGSYTERGGQIIGHTPMDRFGNPDELAGAVVWLASRRASSFVTGQNIAVDGGFASVTI; this comes from the coding sequence ATGAAAAACCTATTTGAACTCAACGATGATGTCGCGGTCGTAATCGGCGGCACTGGTGAACTTGGCGGCATGATGGCCGAGTCACTGGGTGGATTCGGTGCAAAAGTCGCTGTGGTCGGTCGAAATGCCGAACGCGGTGACGCTCGTGCCAAGAAAATCACCGATGCGGGCGGCGAGGCGAAGTTCTTTGCCGCCGACGGACTATCGGCGGAATCGCTCGACGAGGCTCGTCAAGCGATCAAGGCTTGGGCGGGAGCTCCCGCGTCGGTATTGGTCAACGCGGCGGGCGGAAATCGCCCCGATGCGACGATCCCCCCAGGTGGCGACGTCTGCAAATTGCCGCTCGATGCATGGCGGGACGTCTTCGACCTGAACTTGGTCGGCGGTGCCCTGTTGCCCAGCCAGATTTTTGCTCCGGACATGATCCAAGCTGGTGTCGGCAGTGTGATCAACATCGCATCGATGTCGGGAATGATCCCGTTGTCGCGAGTGGTTGCCTATTCGGCAGCAAAAGCGGCCGTGATCAACCTGACCCTGTGGCTGGCACGCGAGTGGGCGACCACGGGCGTCCGAGTCAACGCGATCAGCCCCGGATTCTTTCCGGCCGAACAGAACCGCAAACTGTTGTTCAACGATGATGGTTCGTACACCGAACGTGGCGGCCAGATCATCGGACACACGCCGATGGATCGCTTCGGCAACCCTGACGAACTAGCCGGCGCTGTGGTCTGGTTGGCCAGCCGTCGCGCGTCGTCCTTTGTCACCGGCCAAAACATTGCCGTCGACGGCGGGTTCGCGTCGGTCACCATCTAG
- a CDS encoding protein kinase domain-containing protein, with protein sequence MSEPPPELVESIFFDALDRPADQRDAFIRDRCGGNETLLAKVMGLVAADSAAGSDDFLESGFLDQQALVSAHRSPPTPEGDDSADGRDSELDRFRILSRHQEGGLGEVLIALDRQLGREVAIKQIKPKWQSHHEARQRFVQEAEVTGRLEHPGVVPVYAMGTWPDGRHFYAMRFIEGDTFKEVIARHHQPANHANEDAIGKSTRDLGLRQLLRTFVDVCDTISYAHSRQILHRDIKPANVMVGRYGETLVVDWGLAKLLDAPRDESMTAALMEDLNQEKDNDSTPTRFGGTVGTPQYMSPEQANGHWEDISRRTDIYLLGATLYEVLTGVPPHRDESIQKLLPRIAVGDFPPPHEISSDVPPALEAICLNAMATKPIDRYRTVSDLATDIERWLADEPVSVHRDSVSVRTGRWVRRHRTLAYSGAVAATLLTIGSILGSAIWSGQQAKQFRIQRENTAKAIALESAQSSRLVELRTAVAGAASLAQAEIAANRYSSASSVLSEAVKLIADEPSLAAQRDSLASKADRIAQIVTFYESFDVTNEQNVLSRDSKAIAAGRWGLEALGVWDREDWWFQLPVQDLSPEQADRLRWDVYQQWMLINAMLVKTIGVRLTGTGRVTSASNMVPAIRRFLRTDQGKREAAAAIIVSRRIELFRLSEAARWYRRSAEFRLFQGSRLAGSDLGRTRTATDSHSIGVLSMIAAFDPNFEIFFRDYQGSDSMVTARDLFLRASAQRPDYYWTSLGLSQVEFLLAQRDGGDDLHQYDAAIQSIGRCIALRPDKCFGYADRSSMYRAQARLIQRVRNADDQIQTESVEELRRWSLADAQMADRLGRTQPWVGWQHGLALLEMGNVDEAITRFLETSKRTLELVGINDAPFVKTDDLRGRSEVADVTEQLQNEYPDDARFPTLLASIRLNQNRFDEAAAIIGQAIALPNAAAHAHAVSGMIKISAEDLTRPDPQRSEQTAALIESAKADFTTAITLDPNHDWAHYGLAVCFEAEDQIDEALAEYSIAQSIARTDDQRSAALLGKGRTLGILRRYNEATEAIMLARELEPACHLMSVIRPLGIRYGTIQKTAPQSEYLPAMKSFVESLMELPRITGMKVPQQRSPNYRAALLNGDFELGSTKYWQIPTNVRVIPSPGQTGQSALQLQGGNASLYQDFSVEPGVRYRVTMRVKQDLPASPTTTVQIGSHPIISIPGSEGTANTKSTQSSTAWTTHQGQFTTPVDPRGRITESRITISGAGKGRVWIDDVVITRIP encoded by the coding sequence GTGAGCGAACCGCCCCCCGAACTGGTCGAATCGATTTTTTTCGATGCGCTTGATCGCCCGGCTGATCAGCGTGATGCCTTCATCCGAGATCGCTGCGGAGGAAACGAGACGCTGCTAGCGAAAGTGATGGGTTTGGTCGCAGCCGATTCGGCCGCAGGGAGCGACGATTTTTTAGAGTCCGGATTCCTGGACCAACAAGCGTTGGTGTCGGCTCATCGGTCGCCCCCAACCCCGGAGGGCGATGATTCGGCCGATGGTCGGGATTCCGAACTGGATCGGTTCCGGATCCTGTCGCGGCACCAGGAAGGCGGTTTGGGGGAAGTGCTGATCGCCCTGGACCGGCAACTCGGCCGCGAAGTCGCCATCAAACAGATCAAACCCAAGTGGCAATCTCACCACGAGGCCCGGCAACGGTTTGTCCAAGAAGCCGAAGTGACCGGCCGCCTGGAACACCCCGGCGTTGTGCCCGTCTATGCGATGGGAACCTGGCCCGACGGCCGCCATTTCTACGCGATGCGTTTCATCGAAGGGGACACGTTCAAGGAAGTCATCGCTCGGCATCATCAACCGGCCAACCATGCCAACGAAGACGCCATCGGGAAATCGACCCGCGATCTGGGGCTTCGCCAACTGCTAAGAACCTTTGTCGACGTCTGCGACACGATCAGCTACGCCCACAGCCGCCAAATCCTGCACCGTGATATCAAACCGGCCAACGTCATGGTCGGCCGCTACGGCGAAACCCTGGTGGTCGATTGGGGATTGGCCAAATTGCTAGACGCGCCACGCGACGAGTCGATGACGGCCGCGTTGATGGAAGATCTGAATCAAGAAAAGGACAACGATTCAACACCCACCCGATTCGGTGGCACCGTCGGCACCCCTCAATACATGAGCCCCGAACAGGCCAACGGCCACTGGGAAGACATCAGCCGCCGCACCGACATCTACCTGTTGGGGGCGACCCTGTACGAAGTCCTGACCGGCGTGCCACCGCATCGCGACGAATCGATCCAGAAACTGTTGCCACGAATCGCAGTGGGCGACTTTCCCCCGCCGCATGAAATTTCATCGGACGTGCCACCGGCGTTGGAAGCGATCTGTCTAAACGCGATGGCGACCAAACCCATCGATCGATATCGCACGGTGTCGGATCTGGCAACCGACATCGAACGATGGCTGGCGGATGAACCGGTTTCGGTACACCGGGACTCGGTTTCCGTCCGCACCGGGCGGTGGGTCCGGCGACATCGCACGTTGGCGTATTCGGGCGCCGTTGCAGCGACTCTGTTGACGATCGGATCGATCTTGGGTTCCGCGATCTGGAGCGGGCAACAGGCCAAACAGTTTCGCATCCAGCGGGAGAACACCGCCAAAGCGATCGCGTTGGAATCCGCGCAGTCCAGCCGTTTGGTTGAACTGCGAACCGCCGTCGCCGGCGCCGCATCGCTGGCCCAAGCCGAGATCGCGGCCAACCGGTACTCATCCGCATCAAGCGTTTTGTCCGAAGCCGTCAAACTGATCGCCGATGAACCCAGTCTGGCGGCCCAGCGAGATTCACTGGCGTCCAAAGCGGATCGCATCGCCCAAATCGTCACGTTCTATGAATCGTTCGATGTCACCAACGAACAAAACGTTCTTAGCCGCGACAGCAAAGCGATCGCGGCCGGTCGATGGGGACTGGAAGCATTGGGCGTTTGGGATCGCGAAGATTGGTGGTTCCAGTTGCCGGTCCAGGACCTGTCCCCTGAACAAGCCGATCGGCTGCGCTGGGATGTGTACCAACAATGGATGCTGATCAACGCCATGCTGGTCAAGACGATCGGGGTCCGTTTGACGGGGACCGGGCGAGTCACGTCGGCGTCCAACATGGTGCCGGCGATTCGGCGATTCCTGCGCACCGACCAAGGGAAACGCGAAGCGGCCGCCGCGATCATCGTCAGCCGCCGGATCGAACTGTTCCGCCTTTCCGAAGCCGCCCGTTGGTATCGACGTTCAGCCGAATTCCGATTGTTCCAAGGGTCGCGGTTGGCGGGCAGCGATCTGGGACGAACCCGCACGGCGACCGATTCGCATAGCATCGGTGTGCTGTCGATGATCGCCGCCTTCGACCCTAACTTTGAAATCTTCTTTCGCGATTACCAGGGCAGTGATTCCATGGTGACTGCTCGAGATCTTTTCCTGCGTGCCTCCGCACAGCGACCGGATTATTACTGGACCAGTCTGGGTTTGTCACAGGTCGAGTTTCTGTTGGCCCAGCGTGATGGGGGCGACGACCTGCACCAATACGATGCCGCCATCCAATCGATCGGTCGCTGCATCGCACTGCGGCCCGACAAGTGCTTTGGGTACGCCGACCGTTCGTCGATGTACCGTGCCCAGGCCAGATTGATCCAGCGTGTACGCAACGCCGACGATCAAATTCAAACCGAATCGGTCGAAGAACTACGGCGGTGGAGTTTGGCGGATGCCCAGATGGCGGATCGGCTGGGGCGAACCCAACCATGGGTCGGTTGGCAACATGGTTTGGCCCTGTTGGAAATGGGCAACGTTGACGAAGCGATCACACGGTTCTTGGAAACGTCCAAACGGACTCTGGAACTAGTCGGGATCAACGACGCACCGTTTGTGAAAACCGACGACCTTCGGGGACGCAGCGAAGTCGCCGATGTCACCGAACAGCTTCAAAACGAATATCCCGACGACGCTCGCTTTCCCACACTGTTGGCGTCGATCCGATTGAACCAAAACCGTTTCGACGAAGCCGCTGCGATCATCGGCCAAGCCATCGCGTTGCCCAACGCCGCCGCTCACGCCCATGCCGTGTCCGGGATGATCAAGATTTCCGCCGAAGATCTGACCAGGCCCGACCCACAAAGATCCGAGCAAACGGCCGCGCTGATCGAATCGGCCAAAGCGGACTTCACGACGGCGATCACGTTGGATCCCAATCATGACTGGGCACATTACGGGTTGGCGGTTTGTTTCGAAGCCGAAGACCAGATCGACGAAGCGCTAGCGGAATACAGCATCGCCCAATCGATTGCACGGACCGACGATCAACGATCCGCGGCGCTGCTGGGCAAAGGACGAACACTGGGAATCCTGCGACGTTACAACGAAGCCACCGAAGCGATCATGTTGGCCCGGGAATTGGAACCGGCCTGTCATCTGATGTCCGTCATCCGACCCTTGGGAATCCGCTACGGGACGATTCAAAAGACGGCACCCCAGAGCGAGTATTTGCCTGCGATGAAATCGTTTGTCGAATCGCTGATGGAATTGCCACGGATCACCGGGATGAAGGTTCCGCAGCAACGGAGTCCGAACTATCGCGCCGCGCTGCTCAACGGCGACTTTGAACTCGGGTCGACGAAATACTGGCAGATCCCCACCAACGTTCGCGTGATCCCATCGCCCGGACAGACCGGCCAATCGGCACTGCAACTGCAGGGTGGCAATGCCAGTCTGTATCAAGATTTCTCGGTCGAACCCGGTGTCCGCTATCGCGTCACGATGCGAGTGAAGCAGGACTTGCCCGCATCCCCCACAACGACCGTGCAAATTGGATCGCACCCCATCATCTCGATCCCAGGCAGCGAGGGAACTGCCAATACCAAGTCGACCCAATCCAGCACAGCTTGGACGACCCACCAGGGTCAGTTCACCACGCCGGTAGACCCCCGCGGCCGGATCACAGAATCAAGGATCACGATCAGCGGCGCCGGAAAAGGCCGGGTCTGGATCGATGACGTTGTGATCACACGTATTCCCTAA
- a CDS encoding PDZ domain-containing protein, translated as MNRRSLNSTRWLMFFAAGLLTVSGLPLRAQTQPDSDQAQTSNDSSIPDASLLDDHWGAEFGAVPNLLRLHLPMLQRRGGLVVRDVQPGRPADLAGFRNGDILLQVNGQPVLQQDRLGRPDEMMMALVIRRGSIQMLSPGNGPAFGIPSPPNRSFGNLPSRPGRGWHRDPGLGTTAASSSSSSSEAVSISQSGDQISLSIDSSDPKIGRLQMQGTRKQIQQQLDSDRYSKEAKQMIRQAIGF; from the coding sequence ATGAATCGACGTTCCCTGAATTCGACTCGATGGTTGATGTTTTTCGCTGCCGGACTGCTGACCGTTTCCGGCCTCCCACTGCGAGCCCAAACCCAACCGGATTCGGACCAAGCCCAAACTTCAAACGATTCGTCCATCCCCGATGCGTCGCTGTTGGATGACCACTGGGGTGCCGAATTCGGGGCCGTTCCCAATCTGTTGCGACTGCACCTGCCGATGTTGCAGCGCCGCGGTGGCCTGGTCGTTCGCGACGTACAACCGGGACGTCCAGCCGACCTGGCAGGCTTTCGAAACGGCGACATTCTGTTGCAGGTCAATGGACAACCGGTACTCCAGCAAGATCGCCTAGGACGCCCCGACGAAATGATGATGGCGTTGGTCATCCGCCGCGGATCCATCCAAATGCTGTCGCCGGGCAATGGCCCTGCATTCGGAATCCCATCGCCGCCCAACCGTTCGTTTGGAAATCTCCCGTCCCGCCCCGGCAGGGGATGGCATCGTGATCCAGGACTCGGCACCACGGCCGCTTCATCCTCCTCCAGTAGTTCCGAGGCAGTTTCCATCAGCCAATCGGGCGACCAAATTTCGCTCAGTATCGACTCGTCGGATCCCAAGATCGGTCGACTGCAGATGCAGGGCACGCGGAAACAAATCCAACAGCAATTGGATTCGGATCGGTATTCCAAGGAAGCCAAGCAAATGATCCGGCAAGCGATCGGATTTTAA
- a CDS encoding sigma-70 family RNA polymerase sigma factor, protein MTDQPHEVSVLLQRLKSGDESAKDALFTELQSELRGMAAALMSRERPDHTLQATALVNEACLRLLDSDAAENASDRRYFFGMANRAMRQILVDHARARNTTKRGGEYQRGSLDIVLDNFEASNQCNFVDLESSLAELEKDSPRQREVVELRFFSGLSIPEVAEVLDVSVGTVERDWRLARAKLYQSLRGE, encoded by the coding sequence ATGACAGACCAGCCGCACGAAGTATCCGTTCTGCTGCAGAGGCTGAAATCGGGCGACGAATCCGCCAAGGACGCTCTGTTTACGGAATTGCAAAGCGAGCTTCGTGGCATGGCGGCGGCATTGATGAGCCGCGAACGCCCCGATCACACGTTGCAGGCAACCGCGTTGGTCAACGAAGCCTGTCTGCGATTGCTGGACTCCGATGCTGCCGAAAACGCGTCCGATCGACGTTACTTTTTCGGGATGGCCAATCGAGCGATGCGTCAGATCCTGGTCGACCACGCCCGCGCTCGGAATACGACCAAACGGGGCGGCGAATACCAACGGGGTTCGCTGGACATCGTGCTGGACAACTTCGAAGCCAGCAACCAATGCAACTTTGTCGATCTAGAATCGTCCCTAGCGGAACTCGAGAAAGACTCGCCGCGACAACGCGAAGTGGTCGAACTGCGTTTCTTTTCCGGACTTTCGATTCCCGAAGTCGCCGAGGTCTTGGACGTCAGCGTGGGTACGGTCGAACGCGATTGGCGGTTGGCGCGAGCCAAACTTTACCAGAGCCTGCGTGGCGAATAG
- a CDS encoding acyl-CoA thioesterase, whose protein sequence is MRENTTQLRVRYDECDPMGLVHHSRYLQYFEIGRTELLRASGGRYRSMEESGQFVVVVRVDCRYRSPARYDDVIDIRTTIAKVTAAKIIHDYTISRDGVTLVEATVTLGVIDRQGVLQRVPQELLDLYG, encoded by the coding sequence ATGCGAGAAAACACAACACAGTTGCGCGTCCGTTATGACGAGTGTGACCCGATGGGCTTGGTCCATCATTCACGCTATCTGCAATACTTCGAAATCGGCCGGACCGAACTGCTACGCGCCAGCGGCGGTCGATATCGGTCGATGGAAGAATCCGGTCAGTTCGTGGTCGTCGTTCGAGTCGATTGTCGATATCGAAGCCCGGCCCGGTACGACGACGTGATCGATATCCGAACGACGATCGCGAAAGTCACAGCGGCCAAGATCATTCATGACTACACGATCAGCCGCGACGGCGTGACGCTGGTCGAGGCCACGGTGACGTTGGGGGTGATCGACCGCCAAGGCGTGCTGCAGCGGGTTCCTCAAGAACTGCTGGATCTGTACGGATAG